One Lycium barbarum isolate Lr01 chromosome 5, ASM1917538v2, whole genome shotgun sequence genomic window carries:
- the LOC132639758 gene encoding uncharacterized protein LOC132639758: MARGRGRGSGGRVGKSSFRCDSTGRANMPTIPIPTTVSPQQGGTNFIGGPDPINQVQTLGTPPVQASDIARGKGRGSEGRVGKSSLRGDSARHANMPTIPIPTTVSPQQGGTIGGPDPINHVQTLGTPPVQASDHGSNPTIPELSPITPDLSSPIDEGTSNQCNTISEEESSSRRRQRTLTHFTLTPAGLEPSKECSNTISASFKNQLDPNGINWKGVSEDTRDFYFGEFKKTYHWDSSIPESVIRKHWNTKAATKYRNFISKIKQKRIKPDYVSDNVWERWLQLWADPKCVEKSEINAKYRCGGKEVAAGTHTGGSICIGEHRKRLVVAKGRDPTPGEVHLHVHTHDHDGESFVDERARAVHERYQEILREKSQSQSDIDQCEAYYEAAGGTRKRRIYGLGSQEQSYYGPNLCVNSGFNASASAAPSTSQSAPTENMEELVMRLIPTLTDRLLPLFIEKVRGVFSSPSNHPNTPIDKPSVVTPIVPPPTTANVDDVDPLVSDDDRSPSPMH; the protein is encoded by the exons ATGGCTCGAGGCAGAGGTCGAGGTAGCGGAGGTCGTGTAGGAAAGTCCTCATTTAGGTGTGATTCTACTGGTCGTGCAAACATGCCTACCATTCCCATTCCCACCACAGTTAGTCCTCAACAAGGTGGTACGAATTTCATAGGTGGGCCAGATCCTATAAACCAAGTTCAAACTTTAGGTACGCCACCGGTTCAAGCCTCAG ATATCGCTCGAGGAAAAGGTCGAGGTAGCGAAGGTCGTGTAGGAAAGTCCTCACTTAGGGGTGATTCTGCTCGTCATGCAAACATGCCTACCATTCCTATTCCCACCACAGTTAGTCCTCAACAAGGTGGTACGATAGGTGGGCCAGATCCTATAAACCATGTTCAAACTTTAGGTACGCCACCGGTTCAAGCATCAGATCACGGTAGTAACCCAACCATCCCTGAATTATCTCCCATTACACCTGATCTGAGCAGCCCAATAGATGAGGGTACATCAAACCAGTGCAACACTATCAGCGAAGAAGAGTCCAGTAGTCGTCGTAGGCAGCGGACACTTACACATTTTACTCTTACTCCTGCAGG GTTGGAACCTTCGAAAGAATGCTCTAATACCATATCCGCATCTTTCAAAAATCAACTTGATCCCAATGGAATCAATTGGAAAGGTGTCTCAGAAGATACTAGAGATTTTTATTTTGGGGAATTCAAG AAGACATACCATTGGGACTCTTCGATTCCTGAGAGTGTAATCAGAAAACATTGGAATACTAAGGCAGCAACAAAGTATAGGAATTTCATTagcaaaattaaacaaaaaaggaTTAAGCCGGATTATGTGTCTGATAATGTGTGGGAACGTTGGTTGCAACTTTGGGCGGATCCTAAGTGTGTTGAAAAGTCGGAAATAAATGCAAAGTATCGTTGTGGAGGGAAAGAAGTTGCTGCCGGGACTCACACAGGTGGCTCTATCTGCATTGGGGAGCATCGCAAGAGACTT GTTGTTGCAAAGGGTCGAGATCCAACACCAGGTGAGGTACATTTGCACGTCCATACACATGATCATGATGGAGAATCTTTTGTTGATGAGCGTGCCCGAGCTGTCCAT gaaagatatcaagaaatattacgggaaaaatcacagtctcagtctgatattgatcaatgtgaagcatattacgaagctgctgggggaacaaggaagagaagaatatatggtcttggatctcaAGAACAAAGTTATTATGGGCCGAATCTTTGCGTCAATTCTGGCTTTAATGCTTCAGCATCAGCAGCACCTTCAACTTCTCAATCAGCACCGacagaaaatatggaggagttAGTGATGCGATTGATTCCTACACTGACTGATCGCTTGCTTCCTTTATTTATTGAGAAGGTACGCGGAGTGTTTTCTTCACCATCAAATCATCCAAATACTCCTATCGACAAACCATCAGTTGTGACACCCATAGTGCCTCCTCCTACTACTGCTAACGTTGACGATGTTGATCCTTTAGTTTCTGATGATGATCGTAGTCCTTCACCCATGCATTAG
- the LOC132642701 gene encoding uncharacterized protein LOC132642701 yields MPHIQHYTIAWFEKTLTKSYIQNDDFILPTMDVLPQVDKEAVVLYDKGAFKMKYKIGRKARLNNGWKKFVDAKGLREGDELRFQVCDLEDRLYFIVTKVEEPEIIDVD; encoded by the exons ATGCCACATATCCAGCATTACACTATTGCTTGGTTTGAGAAAACATTGACCAAATCCTATATACAAAACGATGATTTC ATTCTTCCAACTATGGATGTTCTTCCACAAGTTGACAAAGAAGCCGTTGTTTTATACGACAAAGGCGCTTTCAAAATGAAATACAAGATCGGTCGAAAGGCGCGCCTTAACAATGGATGGAAAAAGTTTGTTGATGCAAAAGGCCTAAGGGAAGGGGATGAGTTGCGTTTTCAAGTTTGTGATCTAGAGGATCGCCTCTACTTCATTGTTACTAAAGTGGAGGAGCCGGAGATCATAGATGTTGATTAG
- the LOC132641438 gene encoding protein WVD2-like 7: MGESIVETPAVKHKMGDSVVSRPTLEVSVSFGRFDNDALAWEKWSSFSPNKYLEEVEKCSTPGSVAQKKAYFEAHYKKIAAKKLEQLEEETHAVEQKVEEVAEPKSRDETENIQVDSDAVDEPNEDIAVDVECDNLLVTEAKELTISGIDESKEDISVDIECVSSLVNEAKEGTTSGIDDSKEDSVDIECVSNSLVTEAKEGTIAGIDESKEDISVDVECDNLSVSKLKEETILGTCDLAKLHKVEDLNPEKGCQDSVVETPPADTEVQKSSIKKSKTSNANVKNVPRKVHPAEHRVSAGTKNKLTSPVAKSSRISTPTSKQVSTSKVITPSQPSAKKVNGVSTQRSNNTPLAQRKKVVPGSLVSPFQSSNEKLNGATPSQCSNKKLYGVTPSQSSNKKLNGATPSQSSNKKLNGATPSQSSNKKLNGAMPSQSSNKKLNGATLRRSINSPVLENKRVAPKSLHMSLSLSSQNSTASTNTMTASTNTMRKSVFMEKMGDKDIVKRAFRAFQNSFSQGRSAGDMTCGGQEQVLSKGSEQKLSTSLAQKESERAPKDAGVEKRKMNSIRASTGSRIDRSADKWKEEITKAKIKRSGSNR; this comes from the exons ATGGGTGAATCTATTGTGGAAACTCCTGCTGTCAAGCACAAG ATGGGTGACTCGGTTGTGTCTCGTCCTACACTTGAAGTGTCAGTTTCTTTTGGAAGGTTTGACAATGATGCACTTGCTTGGGAGAAATGGTCATCTTTCTCCCCTAATAAGTATCTGGAAGAAGTTGAAAAGTGTTCAACACCTGGATCAGTAGCTCAGAAGAAGGCCTATTTCGAAGCACACTACAAGAAGATTGCTGCTAAGAAGCTGGAACAATTAGAGGAAGAAACACACGCAGTAGAACAGAAAGTGGAAGAAGTAGCTGAGCCCAAATCTCGAGATGAGACTGAAAACATTCAGGTTGATAGTGATGCAGTTGATGAGCCAAACGAGGATATTGCTGTTGATGTGGAGTGTGATAACTTATTGGTTACCGAAGCTAAGGAACTAACTATATCGGGGATTGATGAGTCAAAGGAGGATATTTCTGTTGATATAGAGTGTGTTAGTTCATTGGTTAATGAAGCTAAGGAAGGAACTACTTCGGGAATTGATGATTCAAAGGAGGATTCTGTTGATATAGAGTGTGTTAGTAATTCATTGGTTACTGAAGCTAAGGAAGGAACTATAGCGGGAATCGATGAGTCAAAGGAGGATATTTCTGTTGATGTGGAGTGTGACAACTTGTCGGTTAGTAAACTTAAGGAAGAAACTATTCTGGGAACATGCGATCTTGCAAAACTTCATAAGGTTGAAGACCTGAATCCTGAAAAAGGATGTCAAGATAGTGTAGTAGAGACTCCACCAGCGGATACCGAAGTACAAAAATCCTCTATTAAGAAAAGCAAGACCTCTAATGCAAATGTAAAAAATGTGCCTCGAAAG GTACACCCCGCGGAACATCGGGTATCCGCTGGAACAAAGAACAAACTGACATCACCTGTGGCAAAATCCTCAAGAATTTCCACTCCGACATCTAAGCAAGTGTCAACTTCTAAGGTCATTACTCCATCTCAACCATCAGCAAAGAAGGTGAACGGGGTGTCAACTCAAAGAAGTAATAATACTCCTTTGGCACAACGCAAGAAAGTAGTTCCTGGATCACTTGTGTCGCCTTTTCAATCCTCGAACGAAAAGTTGAACGGTGCAACACCTTCTCAATGCTCGAACAAAAAGTTGTATGGTGTAACGCCTTCTCAATCCTCAAACAAAAAGTTGAACGGTGCAACACCTTCTCAATCCTCGAACAAAAAGTTGAACGGTGCAACGCCTTCTCAATCCTCAAACAAAAAGTTGAATGGTGCAATGCCTTCTCAATCCTCAAACAAGAAGTTGAACGGTGCAACATTGCGGAGGAGCATAAATTCTCCAGTGCTAGAGAACAAGAGAGTAGCTCCTAAATCATTACACATGTCTCTTAGTTTGAGTTCCCAAAATTCTACAGCTTCGACTAATACAATGACAGCTTCAACTAATACAATGAGAAAATCTGTGTTCATGGAGAAGATGGGGGACAAGGATATTGTCAAACGAGCATTTAGGGCATTTCAGAACAGTTTTAGCCAAGGAAGATCTGCTGGAGATATGACATGTGGTGGACAAGAGCAG GTGTTGTCAAAGGGATCCGAGCAAAAGCTTTCAACTTCTCTGGCTCAGAAGGAGAGTGAGAG GGCACCTAAAGATGCTGGCGTGGAGAAGAGAAAAATGAATTCTATCAGAGCTTCTACTGGCTCGAGAATTGATAGATCAGCTGATAAATGGAAGGAG GAGATTACCAAAGCGAAAATCAAACGATCTGGTTCAAATAGGTGA
- the LOC132641437 gene encoding uncharacterized protein LOC132641437, which produces MDRVCIYIAYNGKWTTDYKYLDHEIKLILVNDGITFEGLVEKIFQVLKLKMGETKANIWFDTNLGTSKGMLVTNDEEVTTCMYLLKNDPKFKTSRFIVDIEESNSLSAVNIVQQEEMQIERDEASIPVEPISEFEPLETKSSHGMKLRKRPQNRKVSKKRKRSRSKRDDLSSSLVLREDASLDEIVVGSLFANKESLKKCFTNSAIRDHFKFKTVRSTKKRYYLKCYDDKCRWFLHSSRIRDSTLFKVSKYVKNHTCSADVLQPDQQRHATSRVISEYIRELLPDYETEMTPNFVKEEMRKRYGLNISYHKAWRSIQLAFGVKNGSPEQNNELLPLEENNDLLMSESEQNIENIELFQYEPEQKNVSLRLEQNNDLLMSEPEQNNELLPYEPEQKKELLPSEPEQKKELLPSEPDQKNKLLPSEPEQNNELLPSEPEQKNQLLPSESEQNNGRLPSEPEQSRKLVPSEPEQNSEMRLSEETNGRDD; this is translated from the coding sequence ATGGATAGGGTTTGCATCTATATTGCTTACAATGGCAAATGGACTACGGATTACAAGTATTTGGATCATGAAATCAAACTAATTCTTGTTAATGACGGGATAACGTTTGAAGGTCTTGTAGAGAAGATTTTTCAGGTTTTAAAACTGAAAATGGGTGAGACTAAAGCAAATATTTGGTTTGATACGAATCTAGGAACAAGCAAAGGGATGCTAGTAACAAATGACGAGGAAGTTACTACTTGTATGTACTTGCTGAAGAATGATCCAAAGTTCAAGACTTCCcgtttcattgttgatattgaggAAAGCAATTCTTTGTCCGCAGTCAATATTGTACAACAAGAGGAAATGCAGATTGAAAGAGATGAGGCATCGATACCGGTTGAGCCAATATCAGAGTTTGAACCTTTGGAAACAAAATCATCACATGGTATGAAACTAAGAAAACGACCCCAAAACCGAAAAGtatcaaaaaaaagaaaaaggtcgAGGAGTAAAAGAGATGATTTGTCGTCAAGTTTGGTTTTGAGAGAAGATGCTTCATTGGATGAAATAGTTGTGGGATCTCTGTTTGCGAACAAAGAATCTCTGAAGAAATGTTTCACAAATAGCGCAATCAGAGACCACTTCAAATTCAAGACCGTCAGATCGACCAAAAAAAGATATTATCTGAAGTGTTATGATGACAAATGCCGTTGGTTTTTGCATTCATCACGGATCCGTGATTCTACATTATTCAAGGTTAGTAAGTATGTAAAAAACCATACTTGCTCTGCTGATGTGTTACAACCTGACCAACAACGGCACGCAACATCCAGGGTCATATCCGAATACATCCGCGAGCTTCTACCTGACTATGAAACAGAAATGACACCAAATTTTGTGAAGGAAGAAATGAGAAAGAGATATGGATTGAACATTAGTTACCACAAAGCATGGCGTTCAATACAACTAGCTTTTGGTGTGAAAAATGGAAGTCCAGAACAGAACAATGAATTGCTTCCGCTTGAAGAGAATAACGATCTGCTTATGTCTGAATCAGAACAGAACATTGAAAACATTGAATTATTCCAATATGAACCAGAACAGAAAAATGTATCGCTTCGGCTTGAACAGAATAACGATTTGCTTATGTCTGAACCAGAACAAAACAATGAATTGCTTCCATACGAGCCAGAACAGAAGAAAGAATTGCTTCCGTCTGAACCAGAACAGAAGAAAGAATTGCTTCCATCTGAACCAGATCAGAAGAACAAATTGCTTCCGTCTGAACCAGAACAGAACAACGAATTGCTTCCATCTGAACCAGAACAGAAGAACCAATTGCTTCCGTCTGAATCAGAACAGAACAACGGACGGCTTCCATCTGAACCAGAACAGAGCAGGAAATTGGTTCCATCTGAACCAGAACAGAACAGTGAAATGCGTCTATCTGAAGAAACAAATGGAAGGGATGATTAG